AGCAACTTTGTCAGGTCCCAAAGGAATTTCCGTTGCTCCCAACGGAGACATTTATCTGGCCGATACAGAAAGCCACACCATTCGTGTCATTCGAAAAAAGAATGGTTTGATTGAAACGGCTGTCGGTGATGGCAAAAAAGGAGATGGCCCTGATGGCAACCCGGCAAAGTGCCGCATGGCACGACCGCATGGCGTTTATGTGGGACCTCAGGGAAATGTCTATATTGGTGACAGTGAGACTTACCGCGTTCGCAAGTTAACAACAGGAAAACATCAATGAAACGAACTCATCCATTTTATCGCTATTTGAGTTTTGCCGCTGTCACAATTTTATTGTCAGGTTCTTTTGAAGTTTCCGCCGGCGAAAAGTGGCAGCGTCAACAGCTGGACGCCGCCTTCCGTTCGGAAGGTTCCGCCGCAGCCGACGTAAATAAAGACGGCAAAATGGATGTCATTGCTGGAGATGTCTGGTATGAAGCTCCAGACTGGAAAATGCACGAAGTTCGTAAACCCGGAAAATTTGTTGCCGGTAAAGGATACAGTGACAGCTTTTGCAACTTTGCCTACGACATCAATCAGAATGGCTGGACCGATTTCATTTATGTCAGCTTTCCCGGAAAAGAGTTCTACTGGTATGAAAATCCCAAAAATAAATCAGGGCATTGGAAAGAACACCTTATCTGGCACAGCATCTGTAATGAGACTCCCAAGTTTACAGACCTGACTGGTGACGGAAAGCCGGAACTCGTTTTTGGGTCACAGCCTGAAAAACAGATGGGATATATGGAGATCCCCCCTCCTGAACAGGCCACCAAAAAATGGACCTTCATTCCGATTAGTAAACCCGGCGATCCAATGAAAAACGGTACTTTCAAATATTACCATGGCCTGGGAGTCGCTGACTTCAACCAGGATGGCCGAAATGATGTGCTCATTCCTCATGGCTGGTGGGAGGCCCCCGAAACATTGGGCGAAGGTCTCTGGGAATTCCATCCATTCACGCTCAGTGTGAATGGAGCTGAACCTCCTGAGAAAATGGCTGACTTGTATGTAGAAGATCTGGACCAGGATGGTGACAGCGATATTATCGGCAGCTCAGCACATGCATTTGGTATCTGGTGGTTCGAAAATGTGTCTGAACCAGGTAAGCCAAAGTTTAAGGCGCATTTGATTGATAAGAGTTATTCTCAAACTCATGCGATGCATTTTATTGATATGAATGGTGATGGGCAGCGAGATATAGTAACCGGCAAGCGCTTCTTTGCACACAACGGTAGAGATCCGGGCGGAAAAGACCCCGTCGTCATGTACTGGTATGAAATTAAAATGGGTAAAAACGCGGCGCCTCAAATTACTCCTCACAAAATCGAAGCAGGAAATGATACCGGTGTGGGCACTCAATTTTCGATGGCCGATATGAACGGTGATGGTCGCCCTGATATTGTGCTCTCGAACAAAAAAGGCGTGAACGTCCTGATACAGAAATAGGATCTGTTTTGTCAGCGTTTGTTTTGCTTTCGTTCATCCAATACCCGTTGATAGATCTCGCGTAGTCGACGGGTCATTGTCTCATGCCGGAACTGGTCGGTAAATCGTTCGCGTCCCGTTTGGCCAAAACGATGCCGTTTTTCAGGATCAGTCGCCAACTCAATTAACGCCTGCGATAATGGTTCTATCGACTCTGATGGTAATAGATAGCCGGTCTCGTTTGGAATGACAACTTCTCGCGCACCGTCAATATCATAGGAAACCACTGGCTTACCTGCGATCAACCCTTGCGGCAGTACGCGAGCTAATCCTTCCCAGACACTGGTATGCACGACAATGTCCATCGCATGAATTAATTCTGGCACTCGTTCAGGAGGCACCAGACCAACAAAGATAAAATAGTCCGACAGTCCCAACTCTGAGATGCGTTGTTCAAATTCATCTTTTAAAATTCCATCTCCTACCAACAGAAAGCGAACTTGTGGTTGCACCGCGACGACCTCTTTAGCCGCTTCGATCAAATACTTGTGTCCTTTCAAATGAAATAGCCGCGCCACTTTGCCAATGACAATATGTTGCGGTTCGATACCTAATTCCTGGCGGACATCTGCAGGAGGACGAGTCGGCCTGAGAAACGGTTCTACGTCCATCCCACTGTAAACAGTATCACAACGATCTTTAGTTGCAATACCAGCTGCCACATATTGGTCGGTCATTGCATCACACACACTGATGAGTCGGTCGCAACGGCGCGCGGCCCATTTTTCGGCTGCAATGTAAGCTCGATAATGAAAAGGAGATTGTCCAAAATGAAAGGCAGCACCGTGAATCGTATGTACGGCAGGAATCTTTAAGTGGCTGGCGGCAGCTCGTCCCAGAATACCTGCCTTGGAACTATGTGTATGTATTAATTCAGGCTGGAAATCGCGTAGTTCGCTGATCAGTTCCCGATAGGCGCGCCATTCTTTGAATGGTCTGATGCTACGCGTTAAGTGAGGTATGATTCGCAAATCAAAGCCGCCTTGCTCGGCCCGTGGGATTAAAGTTCCTTCAGGCCCCGTAGTCGGTCCCGTCATCAACGCAACTTCATCTTGATAGTCCCGATACTGATCTTCGACCGTAAAGAGCGTATTTTGCTGCGCGCCACCAATAATCATTCGAGTGATAATGTGTGCGACTCTCACGCAGACACCCGCCTTTGCTCATTATGGCAACGGCAATCAACAATCAATTTCTGTATTACTCTTATCATAATCGAAGATGGAACCAGATGAATTATTAACCCGCTGGTGGAGGCGGTGGTGGTGTAGCCGCTTGAAAGTACCCTGCCAGTTGTGGTACCTGACCAGCGGGGGTCCAACCCGACAAACTGGCAGACCAGACTTGTGTCGTTCCAGTAATCTGAC
The Gimesia aquarii DNA segment above includes these coding regions:
- a CDS encoding glycosyltransferase family 4 protein: MRVAHIITRMIIGGAQQNTLFTVEDQYRDYQDEVALMTGPTTGPEGTLIPRAEQGGFDLRIIPHLTRSIRPFKEWRAYRELISELRDFQPELIHTHSSKAGILGRAAASHLKIPAVHTIHGAAFHFGQSPFHYRAYIAAEKWAARRCDRLISVCDAMTDQYVAAGIATKDRCDTVYSGMDVEPFLRPTRPPADVRQELGIEPQHIVIGKVARLFHLKGHKYLIEAAKEVVAVQPQVRFLLVGDGILKDEFEQRISELGLSDYFIFVGLVPPERVPELIHAMDIVVHTSVWEGLARVLPQGLIAGKPVVSYDIDGAREVVIPNETGYLLPSESIEPLSQALIELATDPEKRHRFGQTGRERFTDQFRHETMTRRLREIYQRVLDERKQNKR
- a CDS encoding FG-GAP repeat domain-containing protein — protein: MKRTHPFYRYLSFAAVTILLSGSFEVSAGEKWQRQQLDAAFRSEGSAAADVNKDGKMDVIAGDVWYEAPDWKMHEVRKPGKFVAGKGYSDSFCNFAYDINQNGWTDFIYVSFPGKEFYWYENPKNKSGHWKEHLIWHSICNETPKFTDLTGDGKPELVFGSQPEKQMGYMEIPPPEQATKKWTFIPISKPGDPMKNGTFKYYHGLGVADFNQDGRNDVLIPHGWWEAPETLGEGLWEFHPFTLSVNGAEPPEKMADLYVEDLDQDGDSDIIGSSAHAFGIWWFENVSEPGKPKFKAHLIDKSYSQTHAMHFIDMNGDGQRDIVTGKRFFAHNGRDPGGKDPVVMYWYEIKMGKNAAPQITPHKIEAGNDTGVGTQFSMADMNGDGRPDIVLSNKKGVNVLIQK